Within the Acidihalobacter prosperus genome, the region TGCCGGTATAGCCACCCGTAAAGCCATGCGTGTTGCCGTAGACCACCGTGCCGCGATAGGTGTTGACGCTGGCGCCCTCGGAATTCTTGATGCGCGCGTCCACGCCGCGGGCCGTGGCCTCGCAGCTGCGCGCCAGCTCGATCGCATCTCCGGGCTCCAGCGCCCAGGGGTGGTCGAGATCCAGATCGGGGTAATGGCCCGCCATCCGCCCGGCCTCGGCAAGCCCGGCATAGGGATCCTCTGCGGTATGCCGGGCAATGGCGGCAGCCGCCGCAACCGCCTCCCGGATCGCCTCGGGACGAAAATCGGCGGTGCTCGCATTGCCCTTGCGCTGACCGAAATAGAGCGTCAGCCCCAGACCCTTGTCGCGATGGTATTCCAAGGTCTCGACCTCGCCCAGACGCACGCTGACGCCGAGGCCGTTGTCGATGCTGACCACGGCCTCGGCTGCGGTCGCGCCGGCGCGACCGGCTTCCTCCAGCGCCTGTGCAACCACCGCCTCAAGCTGTGTCTCGTCCATCGCCAGGGGGCGGATCGCGTTCATGGATACTCCTTGTCGATTCTGTTCGGTAAGGAGGGCGAGTGCATCAGGCACTCGCCCCGTGCTTGTTCACGGCCTGCAGATTACCCCAGCGCCCCAGGTTGTCGACGCGCACCCCGACCCACCACAAGGGGCCAAGGCTGTCCTCGGTGCGACCGCCGACGAGCTGTTGCGCGCCGAGCAGACGTATCGACGGCACAAAACCGGCGGCATCCTCGCGGTGGCGGAAACAATGCCACTGGACGATCCCGTCGATACCGTGGCCCTGAGGCAGGGGGCGCGTCACGTCCAGCAGTTCGGCAAAGGTGGGCTTCATGGCGTATTCCTCCGGGAGATTGGCCTACCCCGGGTTATAGCACCGATGCGCCACGGCTCAGGCCTGCGTGCCGCCCACGGTGAGGCCATCGACCCGCAGGGTCGGCTGGCCGACGCCTACCGGCACACTCTGTCCGTCCTTGCCGCAGGTGCCGACGCCGTCGTCGAGCTTGAGGTCGTTGCCGATGCGCGTCACCCGGGTGAGCACGTCCGGACCGTTGCCGATCAGGGTCGCGCCCTTGACCGGGCGCGTCACCTTGCCGTTCTCGATGAGGTAGGCCTCCGAGGCGGAAAACACGAATTTGCCGGAGGTGATGTCCACCTGGCCGCCACCGAAATTGACCGCATACAAGCCTTTTTCGACCGACGCGATGATCTCCTGCGGATCGTCGTTGCCCGCGCGCATGTAGGTGTTGGTCATGCGCGGCATCGGCAAGTGGGCATAGGACTCGCGCCGGCCGTTGCCGGTCGGTGCCATGCCCATCAGACCGGCATTGAGCCGGTCCTGCATGTAACCGACCAACACCCCGTCGTCGATCAGTGTGGTGCAGGACGTGGGGATGCCCTCGTCGTCCACGTTGAGCGAACCGCGTCGCTCGGGCAGCGTGCCGTCGTCGACCACGGTCACGCCCTTGGCGGCCACGCGCTGACCGAGCCGACCACTGAAGGCCGAGGTTTGCTTGCGGTTGAAATCGCCTTCCAGGCCATGGCCGATGGCCTCGTGCAGCAATACGCCGGGCCAGCCGGGACCGAGCACCACCGTCATGTTGCCGGCCGGTGCCGCGACCGCATCGAGATTCACCAGCGCCTGACGCACCGCCTCGCGGGCGTAACCCAGCGCACGGTCCTCCTCCAGAAAATATCGGTAATCGACACGCCCGCCGCCACCGGCGTGACCCTGCTCCCGACGGCCGTCGGATTCGACGATCACGGTCACGTTGAGCCGCACCAGCGGCCGCGCGTCCGCCGCCAGGGTGCCGTCGCTTGCCGCCACCAGGATGAGGTCGTGCTCGCCGGCCATGCTGACCATCACCTGGGTCACACGCGGATCCTGGCGGCGCGCCTCGGCGTCGACGCGCTGCAACAATGCGATCTTGTCCTCAGGCGTGAGCTCTCGCGTCGGGTCCTGCGGCATGTACAAGGCGTGCCCTGCCTTCGCCTGCCAGGCCTGCATGCGCCCGGACTGCCCGCCGTGGGCGATGGCGCGCGCGGCCTGAGCGGCATCCAGCAGTGCGGGCAGTACGATTTCGTCGCTATAGGCGAAACCGGTCTTGTCGCCGCTGATCGCGCGCACGCCCACACCCTGATCGATCCCCCAGGAACCCTCGCGGACGATGCCGTCTTCGAGCCCCCAGGACTCGTGGCGGCTGAGCTGGAAATACAGGTCGCCGCTGTCGATTTGTCCGCCCAGCAGGCTGGAAAGGGCTCGGCTGAGATCCTGCTCGCCGAGTCCCGAGGGCGCGAGAATATGCGCCTGGGCGAGATCGAGTGCGTTGTCCGTCATAAGGTCTCCGTCGCGGCCGGAAGCTCCAGCCGGTGATGTTCGAGAGTGGGGAATTGTCCGCGGATACGCCGTTGCTGCGCCAGATCCACATCGGCGACCACCACGCCGGCGCCGCTTCCGCGACCGGCCAGCACCAGCCCCCAAGGATCGACCACCTGGCTGTGGCCATAGGTTTCGCGACCGCTCACATGAAAACCACCCTGCGCGGCGGCCACGAGGTAACTCAGGTTTTCGATCGCCCGCGCCCGCAGCAGCACGTCCCAGTGCGCCTGCCCGGTCAACGCGGTAAATGCCGACGGCAGCACGAACAGCTCGGCGCCGCGGCGCTGCAGCGTGCGGAAAAGCTCGGGGAAGCGCAGATCGTAGCAGACCGCCAAGCCCACACAGCCGATATCGGTCTGAACCACGACCGGCTCGCGGCCGGGCATGGTGGTGGCGGATTCATGATATTGCTCGCCGCTGGCGCTCAGGGAAACGTCGAATAGATGGATCTTGTCGTAACGCGCGACCCTGCGGCCATCCGGGCCGTATACAAGACAACTGGCATAGGCGCGCGCGGGGTCGTCCGAACGCAGCGGGATGGTGCCGCCCACCAGCCAGAGCTGGTGGCGCTGCGCCTGTGCGGCAAGGAAGTCTTGCACGCGGCCCTGGCCGTCGGTCTCGGCGGCCGCCGCGCGTTCAGCGTCGCTGCGCGGCATCAGATCGAAGCATTCCGGCAACACGGCCAGCCTGGCGCCGGCGTCAGCCGCCTCTTCGAGCAGTCGCGCCGCCTCGAGCAGATTGGCTTCGCGGTTCGGCCCGGAAGCCATCTGGATGGCCGCCACGCGACTCATGCGCCGCTTCCGTCCGATTGCAGGCTGAGCGACAGTGTGTTCATGTCGCTGCCACCGGGGAACAGACTGATTTCGTGCCGGGAAACGCCGAAGGCCACCAACCAGGCGACCAGACGGTGCGCCCAGATGTCGCCTTGTTCTCCACCCGGGTACTCGATGCTCAGGCGGTTGGACGGGTGCGACGCCCAAGCTTGCAACAGACGCCGCAACGCCGGATCGGCGAGCAACGTGCGGCTGCGGTCGGGGCTTTCCCATTGCGACTGGGAAATATTGCAGGTCGGCATGGCCGTCGGTCCTGCATCGGCCTGCGCTCGAAAGGTCATCATGGCCGTCAGCAGACCGGCCGTCAGCATCAATCGGATCATGGTTGACAACATGGGGTCATGGTAGCGCACTTTCAAAGCCCCGTATCGCCGCATCGCGCGAGATGCGGGATCATCAGAAAGGGTTCCCGCGAGGCGCGTCACCCCCCCGCGAGGGGTGGTCTCTTGCCGCGACATCTTCGGCCACGATCTTCGGCGCATCCCAGGGACCGGTCACCCGGTAGCGGAATTCGGCCGCCTTGTTGATCTGCTTTCCGAGCCCCAGCAGGCGGTCTAGCAGGAACAGGGCAGCGCCCGTGACCGGTCCGCCGAGCACGGCGCCGGCGATGGCGACCGTGGACTGCACCTGGGGCACGATGGTGACCTGCGCATCGTAGTCGCGCGCCACCATGCCCACCCGCCCAGTGATCGACATGTTCGCCGAGGATCCGCTGATGTGCGTGTCCTGGGTGTAGATGTTGCCGTCACGCAGCTGGAAGCGGCTCTTCATGTCGTTGAAGGCAAACCCCTTGTCGAAGACATCGCCGAAATTGAGGCTCAGACGCTGCGGCAGTGCGGCAAGGTTGAGCAGGCCGAGCAGGCGACCGGTCTGTCCCGGATTAACCTCCATCAGACGCCCGTTCTTGAGATCGAGCCGCGCCTGGCCTTCGAGCACGCCCCAGCCGAGCTGACCGGGCCCCCCTGGCCAGCTCAGGGTGGCGGACAGATGGCCCTTGCCGCCGGCCAGACCCGCCTGCACATTGAGTCCGTCCAGGGCCTTGCCGGCGTCGTCGCTATCCACCTCGAGCTGTACCTGCATCGTGGTGCGGCCACCGGGTTCGCGCAACCAGCTGCCGCTGGCGCGCGCCCGCAGATGCGGTTCGTCGACCTCGGCAAGATGAATCTGCATGCCCTCGCGCGTCGGCGTGGTGGTGAGCTGCACGTTGCGCAACCGGCGGTCGGCCACGGTCAACTCGCCGATACGCCCTGACAGCGCCGGCAGGCTGGCAGGGTCGACTGCGCCATCCCCCGCGGACGCGGGCAGGGTGCCGCCGTCGAGATCGAGCCGTGACAGATCGAAGCGTACTGGCGTGCCGCCGTGCAGCGCGGCAGGCACCTGCAGCTTGCCGCTGATCACGTCGGAGTCGATGGTCGCCCGCCACACGCCCCCCTGACGGGTCGCGTCCAGCGAGACCTTGCTCAGACGGCGGCCTAAGACGTCCAGTTCGCCGAAATTCATGCGCAGACGACGCACGGCATCGGCCGACGCACCGCCGCCCGGACACTCGGCCGTCGAGGTCGTGGATGGCAGCCTGTCGAGCACCCGGCGCCAGGCGTCGACGTTGAAATAGGCCAGTCGCCCCTGTACCGATACGCCCTTGGCCGGCAGTACCGGCGCGCCGGCATCCAGTCGCAGATCGCCGCGCACCACGTGCCGGCAACCCGTCTTGCCCGCCAGCTGGAACAGCCCCTGCAGATCCGCGCCGTAACGCAGCGACACCGGCGCATCGTCGTGCGTCAGCGAAAGTTGCGCCACCAGCCCGCGCGCGCTGGCAGCGGATTTGCCCAGCGGCGCCGGCAACTTCACGGACACGCCCTGCAGGCCGGAAACCAGGGTTAGGCCCATGCCGTAACGGCGGTAACCCTGCGTGGTCATCGGCAGCGTGAAGGCGATACGCCAGTCGGTGTCGCCCTGAGCGTAACGCGCGATCGGCGAATCCTTGCCAAACAGCCGCGCCACCGACAGATGACCGTCCAGCGTCAGGGTGGCCAGCCCGTCGCTGCGCGTGCTCGCGCCCAGCGTCACCGGCACGCCCTTGAATACGGCCTGCATGGCCTTCGCGCTCAAGCTGCGCTGAGTGAAGGCCAGTTTGCCGCGCATCCGACTGAGCGCGAAGTCCTGTTCCGGCAGGGCGAAACTGCCGTCGTCGATGCTCGCGCTGCCCCGCAATGACCAGTGCGGCAGTTCAGCCGCGCGCAGGGGCAGGCTCAAGCTGAGATCGAATTGCGTCTGGCCGCCGGCGCGCATCTCGTCGAATAGCGCCTTGCGCCCATCCCCAAGCGGCGTGTGCGAGAGATAGGTGACAACATCGCCCAGCGGCCCACTGCCCGAACCCTGGATGCCCAGCACGGCATGATCGAGATCCGGAATATCCAACGTCACGTCGCGCAGCGACGAAGACAGCATCTGCGCCTGAGACACCTGCGCATGCAGGCTGAAGTCGTGCAGGTCGAGCGTGCCATTCATCGCCTGCAGGCGGGGCCAGTCGCGGAAGTAGTCCAACGTGCCGTCGCGAACGGTCAGCTCGGCGTCGAAAACGCCGCGATGGTGCCTGAACGGGAAATCGCCCGGGTCGCCGCGCAGCACGATACTGCCACCCGTGACCTCGCCGCCCTGCAAAGCCTTGTTGAGCCAACGGACCAGATCCGGGTGCAGCCGTTTGACCGGCAGATAGCGCGGTGCAGCGGCAACCTTGGCCCGCTCCACACCGAGCATCAGGTTCAGATCCGGTCGCCCACCGTTCGGCAGCCACAGGCCGAGTTGGCCGCGTACAGCCAGGTCCTGGTTGCTCAATGCGAACCGGGGAGCAACGACTTCGGTGCCGTCCTCACCCCGTCGCCAGCGCAACACGCCCGAGGTCTTGAGTGCCGGCAACGGCTCGCCGAAGACCGTAGGTACAGTCACGCCCAGCTTCGCGCTGTCGATATCGAAGGAGCCTGCCACCGGGTTCATCGCCAGGTGGCCGCTCAGTCCGTCGACACCGGGCAGATGTCCGTCCGGGCGCAGCGAAACGTCTTGCAGATCGGCGCTCACCGCCAGCTGCGGCGGCCGCCCGTCGCCTTCGTGCAGCGCAAAACGCAGATCACGGAGATCGCCGCCAGGCGCCAGCGCGGTCAACCGGTCCGACCAGTCGTCCGGCAGCCAGGGCAGTCGCGCAAGCAGAGGCGCGACATCCTGCAAGCGCAGAAAACCCGCCCAGCCGCTCACCGTCCGATCGCTGCCGTCGTGCTGCGCGAAGCTAACGTCGAAGCCGTCGACCGGCCACGCGGACTGCTCCGTGGAAACCCGCAGCTGCGCCCCCTGCAGACGCCACCCCTGCGGCATCGCCTGCCAGCGCAGATCGCCGCTGAACGCTGTCAGAGCGGGAGGTACGGCGTTGGCGCTCACGGTCGGTCCCGGCAACGCCAGATTCTGCACGCTCAGATGGCCGCTGACGCGTGCGAGCCGCCCCTTCGTCCAGACCGACCACACGCGCGCATCGACCTGGCCGCGCAGCGGCGGCAATTCCGGCAACAGCGTCTTCAGCGGCAAGCCTTGCAGGCGGATACCCTGCAGATCGAGATAAACGCTGCCGCCCCAGACCGCGGCATCGCCGGCGCCGCGACGGCGCAGATCGGCGGCGAAACCCACTTCGCTGCCGAGTCTGGCCGGCAGCGCGAATCGCCCCGCGAGGTCGATACCATCGTCGGTCGGTCTTGCGACCAGCGTCACCCGGGTGAAGCGATAGCGGCGCCCACCCGCGACATCGTCGATCACCACCCGGGCATCGCCGAGCCGGTAGTCGATGCGCGACACCCAGGCCGGCAGGCGCGCGCCGCTCGCCGTCGGCTCGGCACCGCCATCGCCCGGCAACGGCAGGGCGAGGCCGCTGATGCTCAGACGCCCGTCGGCGGCGCGGGTGATCACCACTCGGGCACCCTGCAGATCGATCTCGCCGGGCACCGGACGCCCCGCCAGCAGCGAATTCCAGACGCCCAGACGCAAACCCACGCGCGACAGCTGGAGAGCGGTCTTGCCAGCGTCGTCGAGCACGCGGACGTGTTCGAGCGTCACCGTCGGCGTGATCCAGTGCCAGCCGACCTGAATGCCGCCGATGCGCACCGGATGGTGCAGCCAGTCGCTGGCGACGGCTTCGATCTGGGCACGGTAATGCGGCACCATGGGCAGTAACTGGCGCGCGACCACGGTCAGCACCGCGGCGAGAATGACGGCCACCGCCGCGCTCAGCCAGAGCGCGCCTACCAGATGCTTCAGCCAACGCGGCATACGCCCTCGCTCGCCGTCGCCCGCAGGGTATTGCTAGAGCGGCACCACATCGAACTGTTCCTGCGTATAGAGCTGTTCGACCTGCAGGCGGATCGGCACGCCGATGAACTCCTGCAACTCGGCTAGGCTCGACGACTCCTCGTCGAGCAGCATGTCGATCACCTCCTGCGCCGCCAGCACGAGCAGCTCGCGGGCATCGAACTGGCGCGCCTCGCGCAGTATCTCGCGAAACATTTCGTAGCACACGGTCTCGGCGCTCTTGAGCTGTCCGCGCCCGCCGCAGGCCGTGCACGGCTCGCACAGCACATGCTCCAGGCTTTCACGGGTGCGCTTGCGCGTCATTTCCACCAGCCCGAGGCTGGAAACCTCGCACACCTGGCTGCGCGTATGGTCGCGTTCGAGCGCCTTTTCCAGCGCCCGCAGCACCTGGCCGCGATGCGCCTCCTCCTTCATGTCGATGAAATCGATGATGATGATACCGCCGAGGTTGCGCAAACGAAGCTGGCGCGCGATCGCCTGGGCGGCCTCCAGATTGGTCTTGAGGATGGTTTCCTCAAGGTTGCGATGGCCGACGAAGGCCCCCGTGTTGACGTCGACGGTGGTCATCGATTCGGTCTGGTCGATGACCAGATGCCCGCCCGACTTGAGCTGCACCTTGCGATCCAGGGCCTTCTGGATCTCGTCCTCCACGCCGTGCAGATCGAAGATCGGCCGCTCGCCGGCGTAATGCTCGATGCGATCGACCATCTCGGGCACGTAGCGCGCGGCGAATTCCTCGACCAGCTGCAGGGTCTCGCGCGAGTCCACCCGGATCAGCGCGATTTCCTCGTTGGCGAGATCGCGCAGCACGCGCAGCGTCAGCGGCAGGTCGGAATAGACCAGCGAACCGGCCGACGCGCTGCCCGCGCGCTCGCGGATGGTCTTCCACAGGCGCTGCAGGTAATGGATGTCGCGACGCAGATCCTCCTCGCCGACATCCTCCGCGGCGGTGCGCACGATGAAACCGTGCGCCTCCTCGCACACACTGCTCAACGACTGCACCAGGTCGCGCAGGCGCTGGCGCTCGGCATCGGCCTCGATCCGCGTGGAAATGCCGATACTGCCGTTGCCCCCCGGCACCAGCACGAGGTATCGGGACGGCACGCTCAGGTGGGTGGTCAAGCGCGCACCCTTGGAGCCCAGCGGATCCTTGGTGACCTGCACCAACAGGTGCTGACCCTCCTGCAGCACCGAACCGATGGCCGGCGGTTGCAGGGTTTCGCTGCTCGGCGGCAGATCGTCCTGATGAATATCGCGCAGATCCGAGGCGTGCAAGAAGGCCGCACGGTCCAGCCCGATGTCGACGAACGCGGCCTCCATGCCGGGCAGGACGCGGCTGACACGCCCCTGGTAGATATTGCCCACCAGCCCGCGTCGCCGGCTGCGCTCGATATAGACTTCCTGCAACACGCCGTTTTCCACCAGCGCGACCCGCGTCTCCTGCGGGGTCACATTCATCAGCAATTCCGAACTCATGCGGCGCCATCCCTCGCGTGACCGCCCCCCGGGGGCGTTCCGGTATCCCATAATTCCAGCAAGGCTGCCGTCTCGTACAGCGGCAACCCCATCACCCCGGAATAACTGCCCGACAGGTGTTCGATGAAGATCGCGGCCCATCCCTGGATGGCGTAGGCGCCCGCCTTGTCCAGAGGCTCGCCGGTAGCGACATAACGGGCGCGTTCGGCCGGCGCGATCGCGCGGAACCACACCTCACTCTCGGACAGGCGCACCTCCTCCCGCGTTCCGTCCGTCAGCGCCACCGCGGAACAAACCCGGTGGGCGCGGCCGGACAAACGCGCCAGCATCGCTTCGGCTTCCTCCGCGTCCGCCGGCTTGCCGAGGATGTCGCCGTCCAGCACCACCGCCGTATCGGCGCCCAGCGCCGCCCGCTCGTCCTGCCGCTGCCGCCAGCCGGCCCGTGCCTTGTCGAGGGCCAGCCGGCACACGTAGTCCGCCGCCGCTTCGCCCATGCGATGGGTCTCGTCGACATGGGCAGGCACGACCCGGTGCGTCACCCCGATCTGATCGAGCAGCGCGCTACGGCGGGGCGAGGCCGACGCGAGCAGCAGGCGCGCCGGGCTCATGCCTTGACCTCGCGGCCGGCGGACGGCCGCGAACCGAGGCGCGCGACGGCGATACGCGCGGTCTTCAGCCCCGGCGACCGATGCCGGGCATCGTCGCATATGACCAAACCACCCTCCTTGCATTCTGATTGGCGGACCGTGCCGCGTATTCGCGGCCTGGCTGTGGGCAGCCCTAGTCCCGATGATACGGGTGGTGGTTGATGATACTCGACGCGCGGTAGAGCTGCTCGGCCACAAGCACGCGCACCAGCGGATGCGGGAAGGTCAGCGGCGACAGCGACCACAGCCATTCCGCCGCCGCGCGCGCGCCGTCCGTCAGCCCCTCCGGGCCACCGACCCACAAGGCGACGTCGCGACCGTCCTGCAACCAGCCCGACAGGCACGTGGCAAGACCCGGCGTATCCAGCGCGCGACCGCGCGCGTCGAGCGCGGCGATGCGGGCGCCGCGCGGCGTCGCCGCGCGCAGGCGTTCGGCCTCGCGCTCGGCTATCCGCGCGAGATCGGCCTTGCGGCCGCGCTTCTCCGGCGGCACCTCGATCAGATGCAGGGAGGACTCTGGCGGCATACGCCCGGCATACTCGCGATAACCGGCCTCGACCCAGGCCGGCATGCGCTGGCCGACGGCGATCAGGTGGATGCGCACCGGATACCGCCTCGCGGCTCAGCCTTGCCCGTGGCTCGGTTCCGCTTCCGGCTCGGCCTCGGCAGTCCACAGTTTTTCGAGATTGTAGAAATCGCGCACCCGCGGCAGCATCACATGCACCACGATGTCGTCGAGGTCGACCAGCACCCATTCGCCTTCGCGCTCGCCCTCGCTGCCGCGCACATCGAATCCCGCCTGCTTGGCGCAGCGCGCCACATTGCCGGCCAGCGACTTCACGTGTCGATCAGAGGTGCCGGTAGCGATGATCATCAGATCCATCAGCGGCGATTTGCCGCGCAGGTCGACGATACGGATATCCTGTGCCTTGAGGTCTTCGAGTGCGGTCACGGCGATCTTGCGCAGCCGTTCGATGTCGTCTTGAAGTATCGGTTTCATGTCACTCCCCGGTCGGTGGGCGGCATTGCCGACGTCCGACCGTATAAGCCCTGTGTTCGGATCGCCTCGAGAACGGCGTCCGGAATGAGAAAGCGCGGGTCGCGACCGCGCCGCAGTTGCTCGCGTACCGCCGTGGCGGAGATGTCGAGTTGGGT harbors:
- the tldD gene encoding metalloprotease TldD codes for the protein MTDNALDLAQAHILAPSGLGEQDLSRALSSLLGGQIDSGDLYFQLSRHESWGLEDGIVREGSWGIDQGVGVRAISGDKTGFAYSDEIVLPALLDAAQAARAIAHGGQSGRMQAWQAKAGHALYMPQDPTRELTPEDKIALLQRVDAEARRQDPRVTQVMVSMAGEHDLILVAASDGTLAADARPLVRLNVTVIVESDGRREQGHAGGGGRVDYRYFLEEDRALGYAREAVRQALVNLDAVAAPAGNMTVVLGPGWPGVLLHEAIGHGLEGDFNRKQTSAFSGRLGQRVAAKGVTVVDDGTLPERRGSLNVDDEGIPTSCTTLIDDGVLVGYMQDRLNAGLMGMAPTGNGRRESYAHLPMPRMTNTYMRAGNDDPQEIIASVEKGLYAVNFGGGQVDITSGKFVFSASEAYLIENGKVTRPVKGATLIGNGPDVLTRVTRIGNDLKLDDGVGTCGKDGQSVPVGVGQPTLRVDGLTVGGTQA
- a CDS encoding carbon-nitrogen hydrolase family protein, producing the protein MSRVAAIQMASGPNREANLLEAARLLEEAADAGARLAVLPECFDLMPRSDAERAAAAETDGQGRVQDFLAAQAQRHQLWLVGGTIPLRSDDPARAYASCLVYGPDGRRVARYDKIHLFDVSLSASGEQYHESATTMPGREPVVVQTDIGCVGLAVCYDLRFPELFRTLQRRGAELFVLPSAFTALTGQAHWDVLLRARAIENLSYLVAAAQGGFHVSGRETYGHSQVVDPWGLVLAGRGSGAGVVVADVDLAQQRRIRGQFPTLEHHRLELPAATETL
- a CDS encoding YhdP family protein, with amino-acid sequence MPRWLKHLVGALWLSAAVAVILAAVLTVVARQLLPMVPHYRAQIEAVASDWLHHPVRIGGIQVGWHWITPTVTLEHVRVLDDAGKTALQLSRVGLRLGVWNSLLAGRPVPGEIDLQGARVVITRAADGRLSISGLALPLPGDGGAEPTASGARLPAWVSRIDYRLGDARVVIDDVAGGRRYRFTRVTLVARPTDDGIDLAGRFALPARLGSEVGFAADLRRRGAGDAAVWGGSVYLDLQGIRLQGLPLKTLLPELPPLRGQVDARVWSVWTKGRLARVSGHLSVQNLALPGPTVSANAVPPALTAFSGDLRWQAMPQGWRLQGAQLRVSTEQSAWPVDGFDVSFAQHDGSDRTVSGWAGFLRLQDVAPLLARLPWLPDDWSDRLTALAPGGDLRDLRFALHEGDGRPPQLAVSADLQDVSLRPDGHLPGVDGLSGHLAMNPVAGSFDIDSAKLGVTVPTVFGEPLPALKTSGVLRWRRGEDGTEVVAPRFALSNQDLAVRGQLGLWLPNGGRPDLNLMLGVERAKVAAAPRYLPVKRLHPDLVRWLNKALQGGEVTGGSIVLRGDPGDFPFRHHRGVFDAELTVRDGTLDYFRDWPRLQAMNGTLDLHDFSLHAQVSQAQMLSSSLRDVTLDIPDLDHAVLGIQGSGSGPLGDVVTYLSHTPLGDGRKALFDEMRAGGQTQFDLSLSLPLRAAELPHWSLRGSASIDDGSFALPEQDFALSRMRGKLAFTQRSLSAKAMQAVFKGVPVTLGASTRSDGLATLTLDGHLSVARLFGKDSPIARYAQGDTDWRIAFTLPMTTQGYRRYGMGLTLVSGLQGVSVKLPAPLGKSAASARGLVAQLSLTHDDAPVSLRYGADLQGLFQLAGKTGCRHVVRGDLRLDAGAPVLPAKGVSVQGRLAYFNVDAWRRVLDRLPSTTSTAECPGGGASADAVRRLRMNFGELDVLGRRLSKVSLDATRQGGVWRATIDSDVISGKLQVPAALHGGTPVRFDLSRLDLDGGTLPASAGDGAVDPASLPALSGRIGELTVADRRLRNVQLTTTPTREGMQIHLAEVDEPHLRARASGSWLREPGGRTTMQVQLEVDSDDAGKALDGLNVQAGLAGGKGHLSATLSWPGGPGQLGWGVLEGQARLDLKNGRLMEVNPGQTGRLLGLLNLAALPQRLSLNFGDVFDKGFAFNDMKSRFQLRDGNIYTQDTHISGSSANMSITGRVGMVARDYDAQVTIVPQVQSTVAIAGAVLGGPVTGAALFLLDRLLGLGKQINKAAEFRYRVTGPWDAPKIVAEDVAARDHPSRGGDAPRGNPF
- the rng gene encoding ribonuclease G, coding for MSSELLMNVTPQETRVALVENGVLQEVYIERSRRRGLVGNIYQGRVSRVLPGMEAAFVDIGLDRAAFLHASDLRDIHQDDLPPSSETLQPPAIGSVLQEGQHLLVQVTKDPLGSKGARLTTHLSVPSRYLVLVPGGNGSIGISTRIEADAERQRLRDLVQSLSSVCEEAHGFIVRTAAEDVGEEDLRRDIHYLQRLWKTIRERAGSASAGSLVYSDLPLTLRVLRDLANEEIALIRVDSRETLQLVEEFAARYVPEMVDRIEHYAGERPIFDLHGVEDEIQKALDRKVQLKSGGHLVIDQTESMTTVDVNTGAFVGHRNLEETILKTNLEAAQAIARQLRLRNLGGIIIIDFIDMKEEAHRGQVLRALEKALERDHTRSQVCEVSSLGLVEMTRKRTRESLEHVLCEPCTACGGRGQLKSAETVCYEMFREILREARQFDARELLVLAAQEVIDMLLDEESSSLAELQEFIGVPIRLQVEQLYTQEQFDVVPL
- a CDS encoding Maf family protein, producing MSPARLLLASASPRRSALLDQIGVTHRVVPAHVDETHRMGEAAADYVCRLALDKARAGWRQRQDERAALGADTAVVLDGDILGKPADAEEAEAMLARLSGRAHRVCSAVALTDGTREEVRLSESEVWFRAIAPAERARYVATGEPLDKAGAYAIQGWAAIFIEHLSGSYSGVMGLPLYETAALLELWDTGTPPGGGHARDGAA
- the rlmH gene encoding 23S rRNA (pseudouridine(1915)-N(3))-methyltransferase RlmH; this encodes MRIHLIAVGQRMPAWVEAGYREYAGRMPPESSLHLIEVPPEKRGRKADLARIAEREAERLRAATPRGARIAALDARGRALDTPGLATCLSGWLQDGRDVALWVGGPEGLTDGARAAAEWLWSLSPLTFPHPLVRVLVAEQLYRASSIINHHPYHRD
- the rsfS gene encoding ribosome silencing factor, producing MKPILQDDIERLRKIAVTALEDLKAQDIRIVDLRGKSPLMDLMIIATGTSDRHVKSLAGNVARCAKQAGFDVRGSEGEREGEWVLVDLDDIVVHVMLPRVRDFYNLEKLWTAEAEPEAEPSHGQG